A region of Moorena producens PAL-8-15-08-1 DNA encodes the following proteins:
- a CDS encoding RNA-guided endonuclease InsQ/TnpB family protein: MYKTIPVKANLTDEEHAFWVFQCQQANSLWNCAVYYSKQKHYHWLQQQEEAFTTYWSGDELRYGWKTYKCSIRYAELCKNLKENPHYKAMAAQSAQQSLKTVAESITSYNQLVGLYYKGTVDRPKLPRYRKKGGLAAVTFPRQALTYKKGLFCPSISKETKPELITEIALEPPEFIDPDWVKEVTIRPYLGQLWIDWVIDDGKQPIDHNPKLDYSQAWSFDHGGDNWLTGVSTQGKSLIIDGRKLKSLNQGYSRLVAKYKEGKPEFYWDKNLNRVQRKRNNQMRDVINKAARFIVNRCLNDRIGNLIIGWNEGQKNCSNMGKRGNQNFVVIPTKRLIERLKQLCPEYGIKLTITEESYTSKASFLDNDPLPKIGEKPNGWEVSGKRVRRGLYKTSKGQLVNADCNGAANIARKVARQLGLDLTKLSREALTLPHRYSLFNSLKKTYRKRCYEARFQPAS; this comes from the coding sequence ATGTATAAGACGATTCCAGTAAAAGCTAATTTGACAGATGAAGAGCATGCTTTTTGGGTATTTCAATGCCAACAAGCCAATAGCTTATGGAATTGTGCTGTTTATTACTCCAAGCAAAAACATTACCATTGGTTACAGCAACAAGAAGAAGCTTTCACCACTTATTGGAGTGGGGATGAGTTGAGGTATGGTTGGAAGACCTATAAATGCAGCATCAGATATGCCGAACTCTGCAAAAACCTTAAAGAAAATCCACACTATAAAGCGATGGCAGCTCAGTCTGCTCAACAAAGCCTCAAGACTGTCGCTGAATCTATTACTAGTTACAACCAACTAGTTGGACTTTATTACAAGGGAACTGTTGATAGGCCAAAACTGCCTAGGTACAGAAAAAAAGGTGGATTAGCTGCCGTCACTTTCCCTCGGCAAGCCCTAACTTACAAAAAGGGTTTATTTTGCCCGTCGATAAGCAAAGAAACCAAACCTGAATTAATAACTGAAATAGCACTGGAACCGCCAGAATTTATAGACCCAGATTGGGTTAAAGAGGTGACTATTCGCCCGTACTTGGGGCAACTTTGGATTGATTGGGTGATAGATGATGGCAAACAACCAATCGATCACAACCCTAAGTTGGATTACTCTCAAGCCTGGAGTTTTGACCATGGTGGTGATAATTGGCTGACGGGGGTTTCGACTCAAGGAAAAAGCCTAATTATTGATGGTCGAAAACTCAAATCACTGAATCAGGGTTACTCTCGGTTAGTTGCCAAATACAAAGAAGGTAAACCCGAATTCTACTGGGACAAGAATCTTAATCGGGTTCAACGGAAACGCAATAACCAGATGAGAGATGTCATCAATAAGGCTGCCCGTTTCATCGTCAACCGATGCCTGAACGATCGGATTGGAAACTTGATTATTGGCTGGAATGAGGGGCAAAAGAACTGCTCAAATATGGGGAAGCGAGGTAATCAAAACTTCGTCGTAATTCCCACTAAAAGACTAATTGAACGGTTAAAGCAACTCTGTCCCGAGTATGGTATCAAGCTGACAATTACTGAGGAGTCTTACACTAGCAAAGCGTCTTTCCTTGATAACGACCCATTACCAAAAATAGGTGAAAAACCCAACGGATGGGAAGTGTCAGGTAAACGGGTTAGGCGCGGTTTGTACAAGACTTCCAAAGGACAACTGGTAAATGCCGACTGCAACGGTGCAGCCAATATCGCCAGGAAAGTAGCCAGACAGTTAGGTTTAGACCTAACCAAGCTGAGTAGGGAAGCTTTGACACTTCCGCATCGGTATAGTTTATTCAACTCTCTGAAGAAAACATACCGAAAAAGATGTTACGAGGCTCGGTTTCAACCAGCCTCGTAA
- a CDS encoding DUF433 domain-containing protein has translation MLLKDLEQQLLALSPSEKVQVIQLLAQSLTNNWQGIEKNPRVCGGEACIANTRIPVWLLVEARRIGYSEGDLLTSYPTITAADLANAWVYAKAHPDEIEIAIERNELTSPPAEARGILKGCYEAG, from the coding sequence GTGCTACTTAAAGACTTAGAGCAACAACTTCTTGCCCTTAGCCCTAGTGAAAAAGTGCAGGTTATTCAGTTACTTGCTCAAAGTCTCACAAACAATTGGCAAGGAATTGAGAAAAACCCTAGAGTTTGTGGGGGAGAAGCTTGCATTGCCAATACTCGTATTCCCGTCTGGTTACTTGTAGAAGCTCGTCGTATTGGATACAGTGAGGGTGATCTTTTAACAAGTTATCCAACAATTACAGCTGCTGATTTAGCCAATGCTTGGGTATACGCAAAAGCTCACCCTGATGAAATCGAAATAGCGATTGAGCGCAATGAGTTGACATCTCCCCCGGCTGAAGCACGGGGGATTCTAAAAGGTTGTTACGAGGCTGGTTGA